The following coding sequences are from one Ochotona princeps isolate mOchPri1 chromosome 8, mOchPri1.hap1, whole genome shotgun sequence window:
- the FKBP1B gene encoding peptidyl-prolyl cis-trans isomerase FKBP1B isoform X2, which yields MGVEIETISPGDGRTFPKKGQTCVVHYTGMLQNGKKFDSSRDRNKPFKFRIGKQEVIKGFEEGAAQMSLGQRAKLTCTPDVAYGATGHPGVIPPNATLIFDVELLNLE from the exons ATGGGCGTGGAGATCGAGACCATCTCCCCCGGAGACG GAAGGACGTTCCCCAAGAAGGGCCAGACGTGTGTGGTGCACTACACAG GAATGCTCCAAAATGGGAAGAAATTTGATTCATCCAGAGACAGAAACAAACCTTTCAAGTTCAGAATTGGCAAACAGGAAGTCATCAAAGGCTTTGAGGAAGGTGCAGCTCAG ATGAGCTTGGGGCAGAGGGCGAAGCTGACCTGCACCCCTGACGTGGCATATGGAGCCACAGGCCACCCCGGTGTCATTCCTCCCAATGCCACCCTCATCTTTGACGTGGAGCTGCTCAACTTAGAGTGA
- the WDCP gene encoding WD repeat and coiled-coil-containing protein isoform X1, which translates to MQKLGKGKLLRSGLNALHQAVHPVHGLIWTDGSQVFLTDLRLHDGEVKCGASKVIARFEYVCGLSWAPQGATGGPGLLAVQHRKHVTVWQVRPNVPQVSEQLMSVCEIRESLPVLPQGCVWHPEFAVLTVLTAQEVSVFPNIEYDSSRESVNFGPWGRVHCACWTQDGQRLVVAVGSSLHAFIWDGARHTLLRCSPVFQLDSAVRCITATVYTQVAVATELPLEKICSLNASDTLDVPPIGESTSLHTLPVASEMSCVDKGEPASETGRETSAPPISSDPLDLTHIRFGWSKSEGSSLICLRKNDCLMGPGQDSSHMLLVDFEKRAIVTGRVSIPGILVPDLVAFHPCSQVVAVASNTCRTILIYSFISAAMPIIQQIQLDSSERPKGLCFLTEKLLLILVGKQDSSDMAFLPSSESEHYVMHLSIREVTGEASPGTLSEGQSACFPFSALLEKTPIEMSAQSLPRDFCHQNGGLLLAANSRDQSQGPRRALIKEFPSPASSVGDGSMGLDILPRPSWAWTTLPQPSGDPEHTSTPEAANLHLRTNLEQEKGKRQVWEELATLSQRLMEVQRGLSELVELVQSGKTRPTVYPLSQNPPFVHILHQQPCGAGPVGRRAMLLCGGKLRLSALQQTFGLATVEMLHDSCWVLLTADSEGFIPLTFTTAQEVVVRDGSLPGSRGVKDSKHADPAGTSKALIPQSSAPTELL; encoded by the exons ATGCAGAAGTTGGGCAAAGGGAAGCTGCTGCGGAGTGGACTGAATGCTCTCCATCAAGCAGTGCACCCTGTCCACGGCCTTATCTGGACAGATGGGAGTCAGGTGTTCCTGACTGACTTACGGCTTCATGATGGAGAGGTGAAGTGTGGGGCCTCCAAAGTCATTGCGCGATTCGAGTATGTCTGTGGGCTCTCCTGGGCCCCGCAAGGGGCCACTGGTGGGCCCGGTCTGCTGGCAGTCCAGCACAGGAAGCATGTCACTGTGTGGCAGGTGAGACCCAACGTGCCGCAGGTGAGCGAACAGCTGATGTCGGTGTGTGAGATTAGGGAATCGCTCCCTGTCCTCCCCCAGGGCTGTGTGTGGCACCCTGAATTTGCTGTCCTCACTGTGCTGACTGCCCAGGAAGTCTCGGTTTTCCCTAACATTGAGTATGACAGTTCCCGGGAAAGCGTGAACTTTGGTCCCTGGGGCCGTGTCCACTGTGCATGTTGGACCCAGGATGGCCAGAGGCTGGTGGTGGCAGTAGGCAGCAGCCTGCACGCATTTATCTGGGATGGTGCTCGGCACACTCTCCTCCGGTGCTCCCCAGTGTTCCAGCTGGACAGCGCTGTCCGGTGCATCACGGCCACTGTGTACACACAGGTTGCTGTAGCAACCGAGCTTCCACTAGAGAAGATCTGCAGCTTAAACGCATCTGACACCTTGGACGTCCCACCCATCGGGGAAAGCACCAGCCTGCATACATTGCCAGTCGCCAGCGAGATGTCTTGTGTGGATAAGGGGGAACCTGCTTCTGAAACTGGTCGTGAAACCTCAGCACCGCCCATCTCCTCAGACCCTCTTGATCTCACTCACATCCGTTTTGGCTGGTCCAAGTCTGAGGGGAGTTCTCTGATCTGTCTAAGAAAAAACGACTGCTTGATGGGACCCGGCCAGGATTCCTCACATATGCTCCTTGTGGATTTTGAGAAAAGGGCGATCGTGACAGGAAGGGTCAGTATTCCAGGCATTCTGGTTCCTGATCTGGTTGCGTTTCATCCCTGCtcacaggtggtggctgtggCTTCCAACACCTGCAGGACGATCTTGATTTACTCCTTTATCTCAGCTGCCATGCCCATCATCCAGCAGATTCAGCTGGACAGCAGCGAAAGGCCAAAAGGCCTTTGTTTCCTGACGGAGAAGTTGTTGCTGATCTTAGTAGGGAAGCAGGATTCCTCTGACAtggcctttcttccttcttcagaATCCGAGCACTACGTCATGCACTTGAGCATCAGAGAAGTCACGGGAGAGGCGTCTCCGGGGACCTTGAGTGAAGGCCAGAGTGCCTGCTTTCCCTTCAGTGCTCTGTTAGAGAAAACCCCTATAGAGATGTCAGCCCAAAGTCTCCCCCGCGATTTTTGTCACCAAAACGGAGGGCTCTTGTTGGCAGCCAATAGTAGAGATCAGAGTCAAGGGCCCAGAAGAGCCCTTATTAAAGAGTTCCCAAGCCCTGCCTCCAGTGTCGGGGATGGTTCCATGGGCCTGGACATTCTGCCGAGGCCCTCCTGGGCATGGACCACACTGCCTCAGCCCAGTGGAGACCCGGAGCACACCAGCACACCGGAAGCTGCTAACCTGCATCTAAGAACGAACTTGGAGCAGGAGAAGGGAAAGCGGCAGGTGTGGGAGGAACTGGCCACGCTGTCACAGAGGCTGATGGAAGTACAGCGCGGTCTGTCTGAACTCGTGGAGCTGGTGCAAAGCGGGAAGACGCGGCCCACCGTGTACCCTCTCTCCCAGAACCCCCCTTTCGTCCACATCCTTCACCAG CAGCCCTGTGGGGCAGGTCCCGTGGGCAGAAGGGCGATGCTGCTCTGTGGTGGCAAGCTGCGGCTCAGCGCGCTCCAGCAGACCTTTGGCCTCGCGACGGTCGAGATGCTGCACG ACTCCTGCTGGGTCCTCCTCACCGCCGACAGCGAGGGCTTTATTCCACTGACCTTCACCACCGCCCAGGAGGTAGTCGTGAGGGATGGCTCTCTACCCGGGTCCCGTGGCGTCAAGGACTCCAAGCATGCCGATCCTGCTGGAACCTCCAAAGCCCTCATTCCCCAGAGTTCAGCCCCCACAGAACTGCTCTAG
- the WDCP gene encoding WD repeat and coiled-coil-containing protein isoform X2 gives MQKLGKGKLLRSGLNALHQAVHPVHGLIWTDGSQVFLTDLRLHDGEVKCGASKVIARFEYVCGLSWAPQGATGGPGLLAVQHRKHVTVWQVRPNVPQVSEQLMSVCEIRESLPVLPQGCVWHPEFAVLTVLTAQEVSVFPNIEYDSSRESVNFGPWGRVHCACWTQDGQRLVVAVGSSLHAFIWDGARHTLLRCSPVFQLDSAVRCITATVYTQVAVATELPLEKICSLNASDTLDVPPIGESTSLHTLPVASEMSCVDKGEPASETGRETSAPPISSDPLDLTHIRFGWSKSEGSSLICLRKNDCLMGPGQDSSHMLLVDFEKRAIVTGRVSIPGILVPDLVAFHPCSQVVAVASNTCRTILIYSFISAAMPIIQQIQLDSSERPKGLCFLTEKLLLILVGKQDSSDMAFLPSSESEHYVMHLSIREVTGEASPGTLSEGQSACFPFSALLEKTPIEMSAQSLPRDFCHQNGGLLLAANSRDQSQGPRRALIKEFPSPASSVGDGSMGLDILPRPSWAWTTLPQPSGDPEHTSTPEAANLHLRTNLEQEKGKRQVWEELATLSQRLMEVQRGLSELVELVQSGKTRPTVYPLSQNPPFVHILHQPCGAGPVGRRAMLLCGGKLRLSALQQTFGLATVEMLHDSCWVLLTADSEGFIPLTFTTAQEVVVRDGSLPGSRGVKDSKHADPAGTSKALIPQSSAPTELL, from the exons ATGCAGAAGTTGGGCAAAGGGAAGCTGCTGCGGAGTGGACTGAATGCTCTCCATCAAGCAGTGCACCCTGTCCACGGCCTTATCTGGACAGATGGGAGTCAGGTGTTCCTGACTGACTTACGGCTTCATGATGGAGAGGTGAAGTGTGGGGCCTCCAAAGTCATTGCGCGATTCGAGTATGTCTGTGGGCTCTCCTGGGCCCCGCAAGGGGCCACTGGTGGGCCCGGTCTGCTGGCAGTCCAGCACAGGAAGCATGTCACTGTGTGGCAGGTGAGACCCAACGTGCCGCAGGTGAGCGAACAGCTGATGTCGGTGTGTGAGATTAGGGAATCGCTCCCTGTCCTCCCCCAGGGCTGTGTGTGGCACCCTGAATTTGCTGTCCTCACTGTGCTGACTGCCCAGGAAGTCTCGGTTTTCCCTAACATTGAGTATGACAGTTCCCGGGAAAGCGTGAACTTTGGTCCCTGGGGCCGTGTCCACTGTGCATGTTGGACCCAGGATGGCCAGAGGCTGGTGGTGGCAGTAGGCAGCAGCCTGCACGCATTTATCTGGGATGGTGCTCGGCACACTCTCCTCCGGTGCTCCCCAGTGTTCCAGCTGGACAGCGCTGTCCGGTGCATCACGGCCACTGTGTACACACAGGTTGCTGTAGCAACCGAGCTTCCACTAGAGAAGATCTGCAGCTTAAACGCATCTGACACCTTGGACGTCCCACCCATCGGGGAAAGCACCAGCCTGCATACATTGCCAGTCGCCAGCGAGATGTCTTGTGTGGATAAGGGGGAACCTGCTTCTGAAACTGGTCGTGAAACCTCAGCACCGCCCATCTCCTCAGACCCTCTTGATCTCACTCACATCCGTTTTGGCTGGTCCAAGTCTGAGGGGAGTTCTCTGATCTGTCTAAGAAAAAACGACTGCTTGATGGGACCCGGCCAGGATTCCTCACATATGCTCCTTGTGGATTTTGAGAAAAGGGCGATCGTGACAGGAAGGGTCAGTATTCCAGGCATTCTGGTTCCTGATCTGGTTGCGTTTCATCCCTGCtcacaggtggtggctgtggCTTCCAACACCTGCAGGACGATCTTGATTTACTCCTTTATCTCAGCTGCCATGCCCATCATCCAGCAGATTCAGCTGGACAGCAGCGAAAGGCCAAAAGGCCTTTGTTTCCTGACGGAGAAGTTGTTGCTGATCTTAGTAGGGAAGCAGGATTCCTCTGACAtggcctttcttccttcttcagaATCCGAGCACTACGTCATGCACTTGAGCATCAGAGAAGTCACGGGAGAGGCGTCTCCGGGGACCTTGAGTGAAGGCCAGAGTGCCTGCTTTCCCTTCAGTGCTCTGTTAGAGAAAACCCCTATAGAGATGTCAGCCCAAAGTCTCCCCCGCGATTTTTGTCACCAAAACGGAGGGCTCTTGTTGGCAGCCAATAGTAGAGATCAGAGTCAAGGGCCCAGAAGAGCCCTTATTAAAGAGTTCCCAAGCCCTGCCTCCAGTGTCGGGGATGGTTCCATGGGCCTGGACATTCTGCCGAGGCCCTCCTGGGCATGGACCACACTGCCTCAGCCCAGTGGAGACCCGGAGCACACCAGCACACCGGAAGCTGCTAACCTGCATCTAAGAACGAACTTGGAGCAGGAGAAGGGAAAGCGGCAGGTGTGGGAGGAACTGGCCACGCTGTCACAGAGGCTGATGGAAGTACAGCGCGGTCTGTCTGAACTCGTGGAGCTGGTGCAAAGCGGGAAGACGCGGCCCACCGTGTACCCTCTCTCCCAGAACCCCCCTTTCGTCCACATCCTTCACCAG CCCTGTGGGGCAGGTCCCGTGGGCAGAAGGGCGATGCTGCTCTGTGGTGGCAAGCTGCGGCTCAGCGCGCTCCAGCAGACCTTTGGCCTCGCGACGGTCGAGATGCTGCACG ACTCCTGCTGGGTCCTCCTCACCGCCGACAGCGAGGGCTTTATTCCACTGACCTTCACCACCGCCCAGGAGGTAGTCGTGAGGGATGGCTCTCTACCCGGGTCCCGTGGCGTCAAGGACTCCAAGCATGCCGATCCTGCTGGAACCTCCAAAGCCCTCATTCCCCAGAGTTCAGCCCCCACAGAACTGCTCTAG
- the FKBP1B gene encoding peptidyl-prolyl cis-trans isomerase FKBP1B isoform X1: MGVEIETISPGDGRTFPKKGQTCVVHYTGMLQNGKKFDSSRDRNKPFKFRIGKQEVIKGFEEGAAQLGPLSPLPICPHPCQMSLGQRAKLTCTPDVAYGATGHPGVIPPNATLIFDVELLNLE; encoded by the exons ATGGGCGTGGAGATCGAGACCATCTCCCCCGGAGACG GAAGGACGTTCCCCAAGAAGGGCCAGACGTGTGTGGTGCACTACACAG GAATGCTCCAAAATGGGAAGAAATTTGATTCATCCAGAGACAGAAACAAACCTTTCAAGTTCAGAATTGGCAAACAGGAAGTCATCAAAGGCTTTGAGGAAGGTGCAGCTCAG ctcggtcctctttctcctctccccatctgcccccatccctgccagATGAGCTTGGGGCAGAGGGCGAAGCTGACCTGCACCCCTGACGTGGCATATGGAGCCACAGGCCACCCCGGTGTCATTCCTCCCAATGCCACCCTCATCTTTGACGTGGAGCTGCTCAACTTAGAGTGA